From the Theileria parva strain Muguga chromosome 3 map unlocalized ctg_531, whole genome shotgun sequence genome, one window contains:
- the fcp1 gene encoding NLI interacting factor-like phosphatase family protein, whose amino-acid sequence MDSDDLERILESSLEDGNITVSDPSLFPCKLIWIVSNNSYITKHQILAITTTNSTNSNTTDNTDNNTTDNNNTVNTHNTVDTTVTTDTTDNNTDNNTTVTTDTTDNNTKDTTDNNTKDTTDTTDNTTVDNNSVENSEENTESYAIHAPERSIKSPKSGILVRLVENMSELRGETVIGRIEPFDCNHDIVIHGLCTSCSQPIDNKRKFSESSDTNSMDSMSMSVSSAGFLSNSDAMIIRGDVMSRMECGEILNYLTDGKLCLVLDLDNTLLHATSQPPPPDIAIPILNYDTADYLNQYVQYGTDSVSLELQQKLENSVIKTIVYNETETSYCVSYFKLRPGIFQFFHKISDKFRLFLFTMGTKQHAASALQVIDPQGIYFGNRIFSRYNTNSHNSTNSINSVNSVNSVNSVNSMNSVSNVVGVKKLRNDLRYCMKSLDRIFPNYKNLVLVMDDTEHVWTNNLGLIKVHPYYFFSDLSYLNSYDLNNLTKSSASLQSICNYSNHTWHKLIHNANLSTSHTVDNVNSVNSVGDVDNVLRDADGFVIPKLMRRSDFRYNGYLICNQRPDNIYTSCTTDEIKKIKIIDNDKQLYKIVNLLNQIHTHFFQQFHALISNDNDTTEIKLAEENLREWLDGGMIPSASRILQELREKVLENVVLYSNTCEFINLSNLNSESEEINFLLCSDFGKWASKFGATIRKSINSTNTTDNNDNSNNDNNTNENVNGITHLIVNNRSNLLMDGVKKVHIKWLEAVMYCHEYVNEDKFNPDHWQIPYRSFWDILNS is encoded by the exons ATGGATTCAGATGATCTAGAG AGGATCTTGGAATCGTCGTTGGAGGATGGGAATATTACTGTTTCAGACCCCTCTCTCTTCCCCTGCAAACTCATCTGGATCGTCTCCAACAACTCATACATCACCAAACATCAAATCCTAGCCATCACCACTACTAACTCTACCAACTCTAATACTACAGATAATACAGACAATAATACTAcggataataataatacagtTAACACTCATAACACAGTTGATACTACAGTTACTACGGATACTACAGATAATAATACagataataatactacAGTTACTACGGATACTACagataataatactaaggATACTACggataataatactaaggATACTACGGATACTACAGATAATACTAcagttgataataatagtgtggAGAATAGTGAGGAGAATACTGAGAGCTATGCGATCCATGCACCGGAACGCAGTATAAAAAGTCCTAAAAGTGGAATACTGGTGAGATTAGTTGAGAACATGAGTGAATTAAGAGGTGAAACAGTAATTGGCCGTATTGAACCATTTGACTGTAATCACGACATTGTCATCCACGGACTCTGCACCTCCTGCTCCCAACCCATTGACAATAAGCGGAAATTTTCCGAATCGTCTGATACCAATAGTATGGATAGTATGAGTATGAGTGTGAGTAGTGCCGGATTCCTGAGTAATAGCGATGCGATGATAATTCGTGGTGATGTGATGAGTAGGATGGAGTGTGGTGAGATATTGAATTACTTGACTGATGGTAAGTTGTGTCTGGTGTTAGACTTGGATAACACGTTGTTACACGCCACTTCACAGCCGCCGCCGCCGGACATCGCAATACCAATTCTAAACTATGATACCGCAGATTATCTTAATCAGTATGTACAGTATGGAACGGATAGTGTGTCACTGGAGCTACAACAGAAACTGGAAAACTCTGTCATCAAAACCATTGTCTACAACGAGACTGAGACTTCATATTGTGTTTCATACTTCAAACTAAGGCCGGGGATATTCCAATTCTTCCATAAGATTAGTGATAAGTTCCGGTTATTTCTGTTCACTATGGGCACTAAACAACATGCCGCTAGCGCTCTACAAGTCATTGACCCACAAGGCATCTACTTCGGTAATCGCATCTTCTCCAGATACAACACCAATTCTCACAACTCTACTAACTCTATTAACtctgtaaatagtgtaaacaGTGTAAACTCAGTAAACAGTATGAACTCGGTGAGCAATGTGGTTGGGGTGAAGAAGTTGCGTAACGATTTGAGGTATTGTATGAAGTCGTTGGACAGGATATTTCCAAATTATAAGAATTTGGTGTTGGTGATGGATGATACGGAGCATGTCTGGactaataatttaggcCTAATTAAGGTGCACCCGTACTACTTTTTCTCCGACTTGTCATACCTCAACAGCTACGACCTCAATAACCTAACCAAGTCCTCAGCATCACTACAGTCAATCTGCAACTACTCCAACCACACATGGCACAAACTCATACACAACGCCAATCTGTCCACCAGTCATACTGTTGACAATGTCAATAGTGTCAATAGTGTTGGTGATGTGGACAATGTGTTGAGAGACGCTGATGGGTTTGTGATACCAAAGTTGATGAGGAGAAGCGACTTTAGATACAACGGCTACTTGATATGTAACCAGCGTCCTGacaatatttacacaagTTGTACTACTGATGAGataaaaaagataaaaataatcgACAATGACAAGCAgttgtataaaattgttaactTGCTAAATCAAATACACACGCACTTCTTTCAACAGTTCCACGCTCTAATTTCTAATGACAATGACACCACTGAGATAAAGTTGGCTGAGGAGAATTTGAGAGAGTGGTTGGACGGTGGTATGATCCCGAGTGCGAGTAGGATATTACAGGAGCTTCGTGAGAAGGTGCTGGAGAACGTTGTGTTATACTCCAACACGTGCGAGTTTATCaatttaagtaatttaaaCTCCGAGTCGGAGGAAATTAACTTTCTACTCTGCTCAGATTTCGGCAAGTGGGCGTCCAAATTCGGAGCCACAATACGTAAATCAATTAACTCTACCAATACTACTGACAATAATGacaatagtaataatgaCAATAATACTAATGAAAATGTGAATGGGATAACGCATTTGATAGTGAATAATAGAAGTAATTTGTTGATGGATGGAGTGAAGAAGGTGCATATAAAGTGGTTAGAGGCTGTGATGTACTGTCACGAGTATGTAAATgaagataaatttaacccCGATCACTGGCAAATCCCTTACAGGTCCTTCTGGGATATTCTAAACTcttaa
- the DBP2 gene encoding DEAD/DEAH box helicase, which translates to MFVFFTPGNVLDLALMLFLSQLLSIFITHSMALNPLHRLSSSLPRNLTHSLNITNSLTIPRNLTHSLTIPSLTIPTITIPRSITIPSFTFISPVNRVTSRVKTGLGNFGNYDNISTVTAPYQVGYTPNLSPNYTTVPNYSPYTTPYTGYSTGYGSGTGYNTGFDTNTGYSTGYGSGNTGYSTGYGSGTGYNTGYGTGYVKRQGYRPRPYNYANRYNTFRQTRRFYNTNNAVGRGYDIPVSSIDWDKEELVEIKKDFYDLSYEADSRPGEEIERILKAHNIIIEGEHPLPKPVTTFDEAVFNQQIQNIIKESNFTEPTPIQKVGWTSCLTGRDIIGVSQTGSGKTLTFLLPGLLHLLAQPPVGTGGPIMLILSPTRELCLQIAEEARPYSRLLNLRLVPIYGGASKFAQVRELQNGAEIMVATPGRLLEFLSNGTIKLNRVSYFVMDEADRMLDMGFEPQIRKIVGQIRPDRQTLMFSATWPSEIKRLASEFCKANSIYIQVGDLELTANPNIRQNVEFPNSYEVRDKLFDFLGSIPPEKKVLIFSDLKSFADQLTSALRYRRFKSASLHGNKTQAQRERILNMFRSGDVNVLVATDVAARGLDIKDIDYVINLDVPKSLLDYIHRIGRTGRGNSKGESLLYFPIDTLTPAKVKFAQDLSKLLSKVNQTVPSQLTQIANNNL; encoded by the exons AtgtttgtattttttactccTGGAAATGTTCTTGATCTTGCCctaatgttatttttatcgcAACTTCTGTCTATTTTTATCACACACTCAATGGCCCTAAACCCGCTCCACAGGCTCTCATCCAGCCTTCCAAGGAATCTCACACATTCTCTCAACATTACCAACTCTCTCACTATTCCACGGAATCTCACTCATTCTCTTACTATACCAAGTCTTACTATACCAACTATTACCATTCCGAGGagtattactataccaAGTTTTACGTTTATTAGCCCTGTAAACAGAGTAACATCTAGGGTCAAAACGGGTTTGGGTAACTTTGGCAATTATGATAATATAAGTACGGTAACAGCGCCGTATCAGGTGGGATATACTCCGAATCTGAGTCCAAACTATACCACTGTGCCAAATTACTCTCCGTACACCACTCCATACACTGGTTATAGTACTGGATATGGTAGTGGTACAGGGTATAACACAGGGTTTGACACAAACACTGGGTATAGTACGGGGTATGGTAGTGGTAACACAGGGTATAGTACTGGGTACGGTAGTGGTACTGGGTACAATACGGGATATGGTACGGGATATGTGAAGAGGCAGGGTTATAGGCCAAGACCGTACAATTACGCAAATCGTTACAACACTTTCAGACAAACCAGACGATTCTACAATACCAACA ATGCTGTGGGTCGTGGTTATGACATTCCGGTGTCTTCGATAGATTGGGACAAGGAGGAGTTGGTGGAGATAAAGAAGGATTTCTATGACTTGAGTTACGAGGCTGACAGTAGGCCTGGTGAGGAGATTGAGCGGATTTTAAAGGCgcataatattattatcgAGGGTGAGCATCCACTCCCGAAACCCGTTACCACCTTTGATGAAGCTGTTTTTAATCAACAAattcaaaatattatcaaagAGTCAAATTTTACTGAACCAACTCCCATACAAAAAGTTGGATGGACTTCTTGTCTCACAG gtaGAGACATAATTGGTGTATCTCAGACTGGAAGTGGTAAGACATTGACCTTTTTACTGCCTGGGCTATTACATTTACTGGCTCAGCCACCTGTTGGTACTGGCGGTCCAATAATGTTAATCCTATCCCCTACCAGGGAACTTTGTCTACAAATCGCCGAAGAAGCTAGGCCATACTCCAGACTACTGAATCTAAGATTAGTCCCAATTTATGGCGGCGCTTCTAAATTTGCTCAGGTCAGGGAACTCCAAAACGGTGCCGAGATTATGGTAGCCACGCCTGGAAGATTACTTGAGTTCCTCAGTAACGGCACGATTAAGCTTAATCGCGTCAGTTACTTCGTCATGGATGAGGCAGATCGGATGCTAGACATGGGATTTGAACCACAAATTAGGAAAATCGTAGGACAAATCAGGCCTGACAGACAGACGCTCATGTTCTCAGCCACCTGGCCCTCGGAAATTAAACGATTAGCCTCCGAATTCTGTAAAGCAAACTCTATTTACATACAG GTTGGCGACTTGGAGTTAACGGCGAATCCGAACATAAGGCAGAATGTTGAGTTCCCAAACTCTTACGAAGTGCGGGATAAGTTATTTGACTTTTTAGGCTCAATTCCGCCAGAGAAGAAGGTGCTAATCTTCTCTGACCTTAAGTCATTTGCTGACCAACTCACCAGTGCCCTGCGTTACCGCAGGTTCAAGTCAGCCTCACTTCACGGGAACAAGACTCAGGCTCAGCGGGAACGCATCCTGAACATGTTCCGCTCCGGCGATGTCAACGTCCTCGTCGCCACAGACGTCGCCGCCAGAGGCCTTGATATTAAAGACATCGACTACGTTATTAACTTAGACGTCCCCAAATCTCTTTTAGATTATATTCACAG AATTGGAAGAACGGGTAGAGGAAACAGTAAGGGTGAATCGTTGTTATATTTCCCAATTGACACTTTGACGCCTGCAAAGGTAAAATTCGCCCAGGACTTGTCAAAACTACTCTCGAAAGTTAACCAAACCGTCCCATCCCAACTCACACAAATCGccaataataatttataa
- the Supt5h gene encoding Transcription elongation factor SPT5: MAEESSGNAELFADDTAEQFSSTAEQFSSTAEKFSAPVEQFSPTVEEVPRPKRGRKLKKQNSKKRKIDVSAFLDTEAQVGDDEDENYEYDFLLPDESTEAERLEHRSRLKRLQEEKRDGRRVGGTQYLESAIDKLAKRYQDQTFEEGEDDLQDTQPIQYDGIEETSALMPDLGDPKLWLVRTNRQTADRNLAISIMNKSLRYQSLGKNLGIYSCFVPDGVTGYLYIEADNKTVVTEALSEFRQINLNTLKLVPINEMSNVFTTGFENVYVPRVGELVRVKFGRYSGDLGQVYESDENSSTVTLKLVPRIDPTLLHTEHDVNSLNGVDSVNVDSVNGVNSVNGVNVNNVSSGSNAVTQNKKKYNKMMFDREMVEMNGGLIEHGLIPGTFRYQGMTFVDSGHILLKFSSKRLVTQDSVNPTLAELREFSTDESLSEVLSHVTRSTGAKSSLYKLGDRVKVIKGELTSVTGKITSVEGDEVEVQPDDSELPNFRISLNSLIKNLVEGDNVRAIGGTNEGKTGLIVMVNPKNRSALVFSPQTGEEFKSTLEHLSLIPREGLGDEAKVGGINGFVVTDLVQTTEGDVGVIVSVDRNGSVTLLTEDNNRIKVTPGQITCKRTSVGSSSRDFNNQPIEPRQRVMVVKGSYRNKTGQVLHLWRNTLFVSLENDVIVVASGDCLRAGAAATTKPNPPTGTAKLVRKNPLIGKTVKILQGRYKGLLGDIIHVEPTQFTILLKVKPKTVRYPKSDCVVLDNWHQNVRYPQNNSFINRFDRGDSIRGDSSRFDRGDRGDSSIRGDSSRIDSRVDSNTGNTISNSTTIPIASTVKEMKKLSPWCVEGVVVRVTGPGGYYGKLGVVGEVFENMVDTSLQVLHVMVEEDYIAIAAESVEPVPPTKSGEQALVYTMGKDKIGTVLSITGDKVTVKLTDDTVTVDKKDTALFSK; the protein is encoded by the exons ATGGCCGAAGAATCGTCCGGAAACGCCGAGCTATTCGCCGATGACACTGCGGAACAATTTTCATCTACTGCCGAACAATTCTCATCTACTGCGGAAAAGTTCTCAGCTCCTGTGGAACAATTTTCGCCTACTGTGGAAGAAGTTCCCAGGCCCAAAAGGGGCAGAAAGCTAAAAAAACAAAACTCaaaaaaaagaaaaatCGACGTCTCAGCGTTCCTCGATACCGAAGCTCAA gTGGGAGATGACGAGGATGAGAATTATGAATATGACTTTTTATTGCCTGATGAATCTACTGAGGCTGAACGTCTAGAACACAGAAGTCGACTTAAACGCCTACAAGAAGAGAA GAGAGATGGTAGGAGGGTTGGCGGTACGCAATACCTCGAAAGCGCCATTGACAAACTCGCCAAACGATATCAAGATCAAACCTTCGAAGAAGGCGAAGACGATCTTCAAGACACACAACCCATACAAT ATGACGGGATTGAGGAGACGAGTGCGTTGATGCCGGATTTGGGTGACCCTAAGTTATGGCTAGTGAGGACGAATAGGCAGACTGCGGACCGTAACTTGGCGATTTCAATAATGAACAAATCCCTGAGGTACCAAAGTCTGGGTAAAAACTTGGGGATTTACTCCTGTTTCGTGCCAGACGGAGTTACTGGCTATCTCTACATCGAAGCCGATAATAAAACCGTCGTCACCGAAGCGCTCAGTGAATTCAGACAAATTAACCTCAACACACTCAAATTAGTTCCAATCAATGAAATGTCAAACGTTTTTACCACTG GCTTTGAGAATGTGTATGTCCCTAGGGTTGGAGAGCTGGTGAGGGTTAAATTTGGCCGTTACTCCGGTGATCTAGGCCAAGTCTACGAATCCGACGAAAACTCGTCCACAGTCACACTCAAACTCGTTCCCAGAATCGATCCCACTCTCCTACACACAGAACACGATGTCAATTCTCTGAATGGTGTAGACTCCGTAAATGTAGACTCTGTAAACGGTGTAAACAGTGTGAACGGGGTAAATGTGAACAATGTAAGCTCAGGATCTAACGCCGTAACgcaaaataaaaaaaagtataataaaatgatgTTTGATAGAGAGATGGTGGAGATGAATGGTGGGTTAATAGAGCACGGGTTGATACCTGGTACGTTCCGTTACCAGGGCATGACGTTTGTGGACTCAGGTCACATTTTACTAAAGTTCAGTTCCAAGCGTCTGGTGACTCAGGATTCGGTAAATCCAACACTGGCCGAGCTGCGTGAGTTCTCAACTGACGAATCGCTTAGCGAAGTGTTATCCCACGTGACCAGATCCACAGGCGCTAAAAGCTCACTATACAAATTGGGAGACAGAGTAAAAGTAATTAAAGGCGAATTAACGAGTGTTACTGGGAAAATAACAAGTGTCGAGGGTGACGAAGTTGAAGTCCAGCCTGACGACTCGGAGTTGCCAAACTTCAGAATTTCACTAAATTCCCTCATTAAAAACTTAGTGGAAGGTGACAACGTAAGGGCAATTGGCGGTACAAATGAAGGGAAAACTGGGCTAATAGTGATGGTAAACCCTAAGAACAGAAGTGCCCTGGTATTCTCACCGCAAACCGGTGAAGAGTTTAAGTCAACACTGGAGCATTTGTCGCTGATACCCCGTGAAGGCCTGGGCGACGAAGCCAAAGTCGGTGGGATTAACGGATTTGTGGTCACAGACTTGGTCCAAACCACTGAAGGTGACGTGGGCGTCATCGTCTCAGTGGACAGGAACGGCTCCGTCACACTGCTGACTGAGGATAATAATAGAATAAAAGTGACTCCAGGGCAAATAACGTGTAAACGCACCTCTGTAGGCAGCAGTAGTCGTGACTTCAATAATCAGCCAATAGAACCCAGACAACGGGTAATGGTAGTAAAAGGCAGTTACAGGAATAAAACAGGACAAGTTTTACACCTCTGGAGGAATACACTTTTTGTATCACTCGAGAATGATGTCATAGTCGTGGCCTCTGGCGACTGTTTAAGAGCCGGTGCAGCTGCCACTACTAAACCTAATCCTCCGACGGGAACGGCTAAACTAGTGAGGAAGAACCCGTTAATAGGGAAAACAGTGAAGATTTTACAGGGCCGGTACAAGGGACTGCTAGGTGACATAATCCACGTAGAGCCCACACAATTCACTATTCTACTCAAGGTTAAACCGAAGACTGTTAGGTACCCAAAGTCAGACTGCGTTGTCCTAGACAACTGGCATCAAAACGTCAGATACCCTCAAAACAACTCTTTCATCAATAGATTTGATAGAGGTGACAGTATTAGAGGTGATAGCAGCAGATTTGACAGGGGTGACAGAGGTGACAGTAGTATTAGAGGTGACAGCAGCAGAATTGATAGTAGAGTTGACAGTAACACTGGTAACACTATTAGTAACTCAACAACTATACCAATTGCAAGCACCGTAAAGGAAATGAAAAAACTATCCCCGTGGTGTGTTGAGGGAGTGGTAGTGAGAGTGACGGGGCCTGGTGGATATTACGGTAAGCTGGGTGTGGTTGGTGAGGTTTTTGAGAACATGGTAGACACTTCCTTGCAGGTGTTACATGTTATGGTTGAGGAGGACTACATCGCAATAGCAGCAGAATCTGTAGAACCAGTGCCTCCCACCAAGTCAGGAGAACAAGCCCTAGTCTACACCATGGGGAAAGATAAGATCGGAACAGTACTGAGCATCACCGGAGATAAAGTCACAGTTAAACTAACAGACGACACTGTCACCGTAGATAAAAAGGATACCGCACTCTTCTCAAAATAG
- a CDS encoding Sin3 associated polypeptide p18 (SAP18) family protein produces MRSNSGSMSRSMSLSRTVSSDRSMSIDEDNKSRPKHTESNNHRRRYRNRSQSNSILSSRTNSRSRSRSSSGSSRSSLSSSESYGRYKNYKNFRRKYTSSRSYSRSSRSLTSNSSVSSRRSSVSNRNRRGLRRYRSYSRNKSPYRRSFDRKTNRRLTSRDRTNTRHNYRYRTLRDRDTPRDKETLRNKETPRDILRDRERDRETPRDILRDRERERERVRDTPRDTLRDRERDRQRIQQNSYRLNGRRRRLEDKIDRKFNTPFLLRIQAHSNNNTVNTLDTTANKEANTVETTGNKEDTTVDKVNTMVNTEVNKDSNEVVESVDMVEELHVYVWLDSTLRDLVNLIKDISPPTRKQVNTWSFSTEIGSGMVELGNVHSFRPNLREDNRTLESLKFQIGNHIHLNFKS; encoded by the exons ATGAGGAGTAATTCGGGTAGTATGAGTCGTTCGATGAGTTTGAGTCGTACGGTGTCTTCAGATCGGAGCATGTCAATTGATGAAGATAACAAATCCAGACCCAAACACACAGAATCTAACAACCACAGAAGAAGATATCGAAACAGGTCACAGTCCAATTCTATACTCAGTAGTAGAACTAATAGTAGAAGTAGAAGTAGGAGTAGTAGTGGAAGTAGTAGGAGCAGTTTGAGTAGTTCGGAATCGTATGGGAGGTATAAGAATTACAAGAATTTCAGGAGGAAATACACCTCAAGCAGGAGCTACAGCCGATCCAGTCGATCCCTCACCAGTAATAGTAGTGTTAGTAGTAGGAGAAGTAGTGTTAGTAATAGGAATAGAAGGGGTCTGAGGAGGTATAGAAGTTATTCGAGGAACAAATCACCGTATCGCAGGTCTTTTGACCGTAAAACTAATCGTAGACTAACATCCAGAGATAGAACCAACACCAGACATAACTACAGATACAGAACTCTTAGGGATAGAGATACTCCCAGGGATAAGGAAACTCTTAGGAATAAGGAAACTCCTAGGGATATACTGAGGGATAGAGAAAGAGATAGGGAAACTCCTAGGGATATACTGAGGGATAGAGAAAGAGAAAGAGAAAGGGTCCGTGATACTCCTAGAGATACTCTAAGGGATAGAGAAAGAGATAGACAAAGAATACAGCAGAATAGTTATAGACTTAATG GAAGGAGAAGAAGGCTGGaggataaaattgatagAAAATTTAACACGCCTTTTCTACTACGCATTCAAGCTCATTCAAACAATAACACAGTTAATACCCTGGATACCACGGCTAATAAGGAGGCTAATACTGTGGAGACTACGGGTAATAAGGAGGATACTACAGttgataaagttaataCTATGGTAAATACTGAGGTTAATAAGGACAGTAATGAGGTTGTGGAGAGTGTGGATATGGTGGAGGAGTTGCATGTGTATGTGTGGTTGGATTCAACGTTGAGGGATTTGGTTAATTTGATTAAGGACATTTCACCGCCAACCAGGAAACAAGTTAACACCTGGTCTTTCTCAACCGAAATCG GAAGTGGGATGGTGGAATTGGGTAATGTGCACAGTTTTAGGCCGAATTTGAGGGAGGATAACAGAACCCTGGAATCACTCAAATTTCAAATCGGAAATCACATCCACCTCAATTTCAAatcttaa
- the coq10b gene encoding Polyketide cyclase / dehydrase and lipid transport family protein, with translation MFKGYNILRGINLGLNTELLIYKKRKLVNLPVKIIYDTIIDIPNYHKFVPFCHESNWLDEAKTEEKSEINDEGTKIRNALLTVNFLLFKESYVSKVIFQPYNFINAMAYDSEIFERLDTRWNLSALESGTAIDFSICYRFRNPFYQHLSNTFNNTIAKTMLTQFIKECTHRHNSTPQSLSNI, from the exons ATGTTTAAGGGTTATAATATATTGAGGGGTATAAACTTGGGATTAAACACTGagttattaatatataagaAGCGTAAATTAGTGAATCTGCCcgtaaaaataatttacgACACCATCATCGATATTCCAAACTATCACAAATTCGTACCGTTCTGCCAT GAGAGTAACTGGCTGGATGAGGCGAAAACAGAGGAAAAAAGTGAGATTAATGATGAAGGGACAAAAATTAGAAACGCTCTTTTGACTGTTAATttcttattatttaaagAATCCTACGTCTCCAAAGTCATCTTTCAACCTTACAACTTCATTAAC GCGATGGCGTATGATAGTGAGATATTTGAGCGGTTGGATACGCGTTGGAATTTATCGGCGTTGGAGAGCGGAACTGCGATAGATTTTTCAATTTGTTACCGATTTCGAAACCCTTTTTACCAACACCTGTCAAACACATTCAACAACACAATCGCCAAAACTATGCTAACACAATTCATCAAAGAATGCACCCACAGACATAACTCCACTCCCCAATCCCTCtctaatatataa